From the Solibacillus sp. FSL R5-0449 genome, one window contains:
- a CDS encoding shikimate kinase, which yields MRKIYLVGFMGCGKSAIGRRLSFFLKMPYYDMDHEIVRQQGMTIPEIFEKYGEAHFRKIETEFLKNFRDEACIIATGGGVAVNEENRRIMRQTGLVFFLDAKFEDIYMRIRNDKNRPIVQSTTEQELENLYHQRRKSYRLAGHIQVLTAGRTLRQIVEYIGFQVKRLKGE from the coding sequence ATGCGTAAAATTTATTTAGTTGGATTTATGGGGTGCGGAAAAAGTGCGATAGGCAGACGTTTAAGTTTTTTCTTGAAAATGCCGTATTACGATATGGATCATGAAATTGTAAGACAGCAGGGTATGACGATCCCAGAAATTTTCGAGAAATACGGCGAAGCACACTTCCGAAAAATCGAGACGGAATTTTTAAAGAATTTCCGTGATGAAGCATGCATTATCGCTACAGGCGGTGGGGTAGCCGTGAATGAAGAAAACAGGAGAATTATGCGCCAAACAGGGCTTGTATTTTTTCTGGATGCAAAATTTGAAGATATTTATATGCGTATTCGGAATGATAAGAACCGTCCCATTGTTCAATCGACAACGGAGCAAGAATTGGAAAACCTGTATCACCAACGAAGAAAGAGTTATCGACTAGCTGGTCATATACAAGTACTGACAGCCGGGAGAACATTAAGACAGATTGTTGAGTACATCGGCTTTCAAGTAAAACGTCTTAAAGGCGAATGA
- the comGF gene encoding competence type IV pilus minor pilin ComGF: MRERRILNERGFTLLESLFQLTVFVFFSSITLLILLWVRDLRQIEMMKDEVNWELFVYDLHQYNMNSASGKVLSSSMLQLEILNDPEERLFVFDKSAEHLRKRSNKGGNEIMLPFVENWELAIIGNELNMKVVMKDGTKRERDLVLPLPPK; the protein is encoded by the coding sequence ATGAGGGAGAGGCGAATATTAAATGAGCGGGGTTTTACATTACTGGAGAGCTTATTTCAGTTAACCGTGTTTGTATTTTTTAGTTCGATTACCCTGCTAATTCTTTTATGGGTTCGGGATCTTAGACAGATTGAAATGATGAAAGATGAAGTGAACTGGGAATTGTTCGTATATGATCTTCATCAATACAATATGAATTCCGCATCCGGTAAAGTGCTCAGTTCGAGTATGCTGCAACTTGAAATATTAAATGATCCCGAGGAACGGTTATTTGTCTTCGATAAATCTGCAGAGCATTTACGTAAAAGGTCGAATAAAGGAGGAAATGAAATTATGCTGCCTTTTGTTGAGAACTGGGAGCTTGCGATTATCGGAAATGAATTGAACATGAAGGTAGTGATGAAAGATGGAACAAAACGGGAAAGGGACCTCGTATTACCATTACCTCCAAAATGA
- a CDS encoding type II secretion system protein yields MSQEGLTLVETLLAVVILFFLSSTIIPLTFNMKQQIAIQKVQTHAAEAAFIGAMKYKRYGQTSGMQQIDDVQFQWHYDGRQVCVHYDLNNKNEELCV; encoded by the coding sequence ATGAGCCAGGAAGGACTAACACTTGTTGAAACACTGTTAGCGGTCGTCATTTTATTTTTCCTTTCGTCGACAATCATTCCGCTCACATTTAATATGAAACAGCAAATTGCCATTCAAAAAGTTCAAACACATGCAGCGGAAGCAGCTTTTATAGGAGCGATGAAATATAAACGGTATGGACAAACATCCGGGATGCAGCAAATTGACGATGTACAGTTTCAATGGCATTATGACGGGCGCCAAGTATGTGTGCATTATGATCTTAATAATAAGAATGAGGAACTGTGTGTATGA
- a CDS encoding prepilin-type N-terminal cleavage/methylation domain-containing protein yields MKQKIKSAVTDEKGFTLMEMLIVLFIFLVISSMILYFSQKPLMVYTEKQVMDQNEMLIRMTQLLSIEKGTPHSFEILNCQWIRIKERNTADIVYDQKIARPIDMFLSTPYNRLIFNTQGNVQAFGRLTYHFEDTSYQYSVNIGKARIFEKEVFHEPGRTNTC; encoded by the coding sequence ATGAAGCAGAAAATTAAATCAGCTGTAACGGATGAAAAAGGTTTTACATTAATGGAAATGCTTATTGTTCTCTTTATTTTTTTAGTAATCAGTTCAATGATTCTCTATTTTTCACAAAAACCGTTGATGGTCTACACAGAAAAGCAGGTGATGGACCAAAATGAGATGTTAATTCGCATGACACAATTATTATCCATTGAGAAAGGAACACCTCATAGTTTTGAAATTCTTAACTGTCAGTGGATTCGAATAAAGGAGCGCAATACTGCTGACATTGTTTATGATCAGAAAATAGCGCGGCCTATCGATATGTTTTTATCTACACCTTATAACCGGCTCATATTCAATACCCAGGGGAACGTCCAGGCGTTTGGTCGTCTTACGTATCACTTTGAGGATACAAGCTATCAGTACTCCGTCAATATCGGGAAAGCGAGAATTTTTGAAAAGGAGGTTTTTCATGAGCCAGGAAGGACTAACACTTGTTGA